In candidate division WOR-3 bacterium, the genomic window AGTATAAACGCTCCAGCCATAAATTCCATAAGACATATCAGTCCAAGTCACGCCGGCATTAGTGCTTTTATAAAGAGCCGGTCCGGATTGTTGTTCACCGCCGACATAAATTGTATTTGGATTAGAAGGGTCAATAGCAATTGAATAGCCGAACGATTGATTCGGTATTATAGAAATTATTGACCAAGTACTACCGGCATTTGTGCTTTTAGCAACTGCCATCTTCTCAGTTTGTGCTAAAGTGTCATAATAAGTTCCTACAATATAAATTACCGCAGGATTATTAGGACTAATAATTAGTTTTTGTGCCCAGAAATAATCATCCAAGTAGATTTCTGTCCAACTTTGCCCACCATTGGTTGATTTATTAAGAATGTTATAGTAAAGAGCATAAACAATATTAGGATTATCAGGTGCAACACCTAATGAATAAATATAATTGGAACCAGTAAATTCAGGCAGTCTTGTCCAATTCATTCCCATATTAGTGCTTTTATATATAGCATCATTATCAACTGCTAAATAGATTGTATTGGGTTGAGATGGTGCTAATGTAAAATAATTAATTGTGGTAGCATACAGACCTGAATTAACCGATTGCCAAGATGTTCCGGCATTAGTGGTTTTATAACAGCCGATTTCAGTACCAGCATAGATAATTGAAGATGATGTTAGGTCAACTAACAAATTTCTTATATTATAACCAGATATACCGGAGCCTGTTGGATTCCAAGTTTGACCAGCATCGGTGCTTTTATATACATTACCTTCATAAGAACCAGCGTATACAATGTTAGGTGAATTCAAACTGAATTTTATTACCGGACATTCGCCGGAGAAATTAGTTAAAGTCCAACTTTGGCCGCCATTTGTGCTTCGGTAGATTCCATAATATGTCCCAACCAAAATTGTATTGGTCTGTGTTGGATGTATAGCAATTGATAAAACACCTTCACCGGATAAATTAGCGCTTATGTCAGTCCAACTTGTTCCACCATTAGTAGTCTTGTAAAGTTTAATACCATTGCCACTTGCACCACCTATATAAATAGTATTAGGAGAGGATGGATTGATTGCAATTGCCAAACTTACTCCATAAGTAGTTGAATCCAACATCCTTCCTGTCCAAGATGTTCCACCATTAGTGCTTTTATAATATGCCATGACATAATCGCCGTTATAATAATAGTCTGAAGCCCCCCAAAC contains:
- a CDS encoding YCF48-related protein, with product MICKKNLSLLLLTIIGFSTIKAFPFSYYDDNIRRLRINRHTYIQRNTHKQYLRNLKNNTIHKPIYPVQDFTDWDALGPEGANVTSMVMHPTNPSIIYLSPNSNPCQIYKTTNYATNWSVVGTIEYYVNSMAIAQTNPNILYATGLNDSSIIFKSTNGGQSWTYHRFAFGDNDYDWIYALAVDPTNANIVWGASDYYYNGDYVMAYYKSTNGGTSWTGRMLDSTTYGVSLAIAINPSSPNTIYIGGASGNGIKLYKTTNGGTSWTDISANLSGEGVLSIAIHPTQTNTILVGTYYGIYRSTNGGQSWTLTNFSGECPVIKFSLNSPNIVYAGSYEGNVYKSTDAGQTWNPTGSGISGYNIRNLLVDLTSSSIIYAGTEIGCYKTTNAGTSWQSVNSGLYATTINYFTLAPSQPNTIYLAVDNDAIYKSTNMGMNWTRLPEFTGSNYIYSLGVAPDNPNIVYALYYNILNKSTNGGQSWTEIYLDDYFWAQKLIISPNNPAVIYIVGTYYDTLAQTEKMAVAKSTNAGSTWSIISIIPNQSFGYSIAIDPSNPNTIYVGGEQQSGPALYKSTNAGVTWTDMSYGIYGWSVYT